GCGTCGCTGTGTCGTCTGTTATGCCGAATCGGAAGACGGCATCCACTTCACCAAACCCATGCTGAAACTGCACGATTTCAAAACTGACAGGAAACCCTGGGAGGATTCCTTTCCGGAAACCAATATCGTGCTGCTGGCGTCGGGAGGTTATGGCGACCGCTATTGTAATTCGGTCCTGTTTGAACCGGAAGAAACGGACCCAGGCCGACGATATAAGATGCTGTATTATGACTTCTCTCCCGATGACAAAAAACAGGAATGGCCCGGCTGGCATGCCGCCTTTTCACCGGACGGTATTCACTGGTCGAAATCGCCACGTAATCCTCTCAACCAGACCGCTTACGGCGGACGTACACTACAGCCTCTGTTCGCTGAGGAAGATCCTTATAAAGAACAGTGGGACAAGCGTAAAAACTTCATGCGAAAGCAGTGGCTACTGCCGCTTTCAATGTCCGATGCGGTCGACGTGTTTTATGATCCGAAACAAAAAGAATACGCCGTCTATGGGAAATGCTGGCTGAATGGGCCTGATGGAGGACTGGCCTGGAAACACGCGATGGCCCGTTCCAGCAGCAAGGATTTTCTCTCCTGGTCGGCTCCCGAAATTGTCTGTTCTCCCGATGATCAGGACGCGACCAACACGGAATTTCATAACTCGCCCGTCTTCTTTTACAATGATTGCTACTTCTGCCTGAACCAGATTTTGCGGGCACGTGGCGAAGCAGTCGGTGCGAAAGCAGATCTGATGCATATCGAGCTGATGATCAGCCGCGACGGCATACACTGGGAACGCCCCTGTCGCGATCTCTCATTTATTCCGCAACAGCCCTTTTCCAGTGGCGGCATCTTTACAAACGCGACGCCCGTGTTTCTGCAGGATTCGATTCGCTTCTATTATGGAGGCTACACCAGCGGTGCGATTGGGGGAGGCTCTAAACTGACTGACGCCAGCCAGCAGAGTGGCGTCGGGCTGGCGACATTACCCCTGGATCGATTTGCGGGAATTCGTCCTGTGGAATTGAGTGCCCAGTCGACGTTAAAAAAGCCTCTTAAGAATATCGGTCAGGTCACACTCAAGCCACTGGAGCTGAAAGACATTCGGGAGATCACCGTAAATGCAGACGCGACGAAGGGCAAAATCCAGGTGGAACTGTTGACAGCCGCCGGTTTCCGGGTTCCCGGCTTTACGAAAACAGACGCAAAGCCTTTAACCGGTGATTCCCTGACACATCCGGTCGTTTGGAAAAAGCAGACCTTGAAGGATCTGCCTGCAGGCAAATATATGCTGCGACTGCATCTGGATCACGCCGAGGTGTTTGCAGTGACATTAAAGAATTAAACAGTTACTGTTGTTTTATTTTCCTGTTTCCGAAGTCGATTCGGGTAGACTGTCGATTTCCTGCAGAATGCCTTCCGCATCCGACATCAGTTGCGCATAGCCCTGGATATTCCCATTTCGCTGGGCATCACGTGCCTGTTCCAGTTTGTGCGCATATTGAGTTTCCAGTTTTTTCCGCGGATCACGACGCAACCAACCAAACATAATCAAGCTTTCGAACGAAATAGAAGTAAAGAAAACTGAGCTATTGTCCTTTTTTATAGATGAAACAGCGACTTTGACAACCGCAGTATTTCTCGACTCGTTATTTAATCGTTCAATGTTACTTGATCAAGAGTTGCCATTTCGTGAGAAGGAGTTGGCTTGTTCCCGGATGCCCCAGGCTTTGAGCTTTCTCTGCAATGTTCTGACAGACATACCCAGTGATTTCGCGGAATGAGTACGGTTACCATGATTGTAACTGAGTGTCTGCTGAATCGCTCTGCGTTCCAGTTCTTCCAGTCGGATGCCTTCGGGAATCATAATGCCATCATAGACGGCATCTCCATTCCGCAACATGTCAGGCAAATCGTCCAGCGTCAACAACCCGGATTCTGAGAGGACTATCATACTTTCCAGACAGTTACGTAACTGTCTCACATTTCCCGGCCAGGTATGCTTCACAAGATACTGCTGCAGTTCAGGAGACAATTCCGGTCTCTCTCGATGAACCTGTTTACAGATCTGATTCAAAAAGCTGTCTATCAGCAGCGCAATGTCCTCATTCCGCTCCCGCAGTGGCGGTAGTTTCAGATTGATTACATTCAAACGGTAATACAGGTCTTCTCGAAAACGACCTTCCTCAACCAGTTTCTCAAGATGGTGGCTGGTCGCGGCAACGACTCGCACGTCAACTTCTCGATCCTCATTACTGCCGATCGGCGTGATCGTGTGATTTTCCAGAACCCGCAGCAGTTTGGCCTGCGACTCCAGTTTAAAATCGCCGATCTCATCAATGAACAGTGTGCCATGATGGGCCGCTTCAAAACGTCCTCGGCGGGATTCTGTCGCACCGGTAAACGAACCTTTGGTGTGACCAAACAGTTCGCTCTCCACCAGGTGTTCCGGAACGGCAGCCATATTAACGGTCACAAACTGTTCTGCTGCCCGCGGGCTGTTGCGATGCAGGGCCTCGGCAATCAGTTCTTTCCCTGTGCCTGATTCCCCAGTGATCAACACGGTACTGTCCGTCTGCGCCACACGCCGGGCATCCTCAAATATTTCCTGCATCGCCCTGGACTGCCCCACAATATTTTCAAAACCATATTGGGAAGTCCGCAGACGGGAGGGGTTTGTATGGGGAGCGATATTCCTGACAGATTGCAGGCAGGTAATAACGGAATTGATCAGTTTCTCGGAATTCACTGGCTTCTGAAGATAGTCAGCGGCACCGTGTTTCATCGCTGCGACCGCTGCATCGATATTGTCCGAACTCGACACCACAATACAGGGTGTTTTCGGATTGTGACTTTTCCAGTACTGTAACTGCTGCAGACTATCCTGATCATTTTGATCGAGATCAAGCAAGATCAGATCCACACTCTGTTCAATCTGGCGATTCTCCCGTTGTGCATGACTGACCGTGACAGAATGAAAATTATGCTGGCTTAAAAAATCAGACAGAGCGACCTCGCCTGCTTTTTTATCCTCAATGATCAAGATTGTCTGTTGTTTCAACATGTTCCGCTCCCTGCTGTAAGTTTGAAAACATTGGGTTGTATGTTTTGCAAAGCTTGTGCCATTACGGAAAGCTAATGATTTTAGCACTTTCGACCAATTCACCGCGGTAGTTTTTCGATCAGAGTGACCGCTCATCGATCAGACAACCGGGCAATCTGACGCCTTGCCTGTCGTAGCGTTTCCCAGGCGAACAAAAAACCCGAACTGTATCAGAGGAACCCTGGTTCCCCTGATCAACATGGAATATTTTTCTGTCACCGCAGCAAGATAATTCCAGATCTGTTCCAGGCGGTGACATTACGTCATTCAACACTACCAACACTACTAATTCAGTCGGATATCTACTCAAAAATGCATTGTTGGCATTCCAGTTGCGGAACTTGCCAATGATCTTGCTTTATTCACCTCAACTGAAAG
The sequence above is a segment of the Gimesia algae genome. Coding sequences within it:
- a CDS encoding DUF6435 family protein, producing the protein MFGWLRRDPRKKLETQYAHKLEQARDAQRNGNIQGYAQLMSDAEGILQEIDSLPESTSETGK
- a CDS encoding sigma-54-dependent transcriptional regulator; amino-acid sequence: MLKQQTILIIEDKKAGEVALSDFLSQHNFHSVTVSHAQRENRQIEQSVDLILLDLDQNDQDSLQQLQYWKSHNPKTPCIVVSSSDNIDAAVAAMKHGAADYLQKPVNSEKLINSVITCLQSVRNIAPHTNPSRLRTSQYGFENIVGQSRAMQEIFEDARRVAQTDSTVLITGESGTGKELIAEALHRNSPRAAEQFVTVNMAAVPEHLVESELFGHTKGSFTGATESRRGRFEAAHHGTLFIDEIGDFKLESQAKLLRVLENHTITPIGSNEDREVDVRVVAATSHHLEKLVEEGRFREDLYYRLNVINLKLPPLRERNEDIALLIDSFLNQICKQVHRERPELSPELQQYLVKHTWPGNVRQLRNCLESMIVLSESGLLTLDDLPDMLRNGDAVYDGIMIPEGIRLEELERRAIQQTLSYNHGNRTHSAKSLGMSVRTLQRKLKAWGIREQANSFSRNGNS